Part of the Paenibacillus aurantius genome, CAATGGGATTATATCGAGCGATCCTTTTATCGGTTGTGCCAGCTATTTCGGGATATTCAAGGAGCGCCTTTACGCAGGCTTAATACAGAGAATCAGTGGATGCGAAGGGAAAATGTCAAACATGTCACCCCCTCGCTCCTAGCTTGGTCGGAACGTCATCCTAGCAGTGGAATGACTCCTGAAACCCCGGTTTCAACCATGCTATGGACTGAGGTTAGAGAGGATTCGTTTGACGTTTATGAAAACCGGGTCATTCTCCGCCAAATGCGGGAGCTGCAATATCTTTTGAAACAGTATCAATCGATATCCGTCGATACGATTCGGTTGAAGGCCATAAAATATAATGACCAAGTAAGTTATTGGCTTCGCTCATTGTTTTTTCAAAAAGTTAAGCTACACCAAGGTCCAATCGTCATCTCTCAGGTATTTCGGAAGCATCCTATTTATCGCAGTTGGTTTTCCTGGTTTAAGCAGCTTTATCAGTTTGATCGGTACACAGTCGGTATGAAAAACTCGATCCCCCTAAAAGATACCTATCATTTATACGAGATTTGGGTTTTTATGCAAATGGTCAGGATGCTTCGAGTAAACGATCTGCTCTTGGATGCGAAGAAGATGTTTTCGTTAGAGCAGGATGGTCTGGTTCTGAGCTTATCGGAGAAGAAAGAAAACCGCGTTCGATTGGTTGGTGGCGCTAC contains:
- a CDS encoding DUF2357 domain-containing protein, with protein sequence MIQTKEGWEGEVMMPFQSGMITFTIEQTERKNVKSYLYPDRRKLTESEYQRMITDILTEAAACFQFQGAKLAFDSSGFERRISIAQWDYIERSFYRLCQLFRDIQGAPLRRLNTENQWMRRENVKHVTPSLLAWSERHPSSGMTPETPVSTMLWTEVREDSFDVYENRVILRQMRELQYLLKQYQSISVDTIRLKAIKYNDQVSYWLRSLFFQKVKLHQGPIVISQVFRKHPIYRSWFSWFKQLYQFDRYTVGMKNSIPLKDTYHLYEIWVFMQMVRMLRVNDLLLDAKKMFSLEQDGLVLSLSEKKENRVRLVGGATLAYQRWFTRSTQEFMTYTHGMKPDIVLEKEGKLYVFDPKYRLDHNLPLALGEMHKYRDGIVRRSDSTRAVEEVYIITPAAGVDNTHFFEDEYRKKYRMGAYCLKSGEINQELSQLLLGKLQG